The Flammeovirga yaeyamensis genome segment AAGAGGTGTTCAGCATATCTTTGACAACCAAAACATCGGAAGGTATGTCTTAGTAATGGACGGAGACAAATGCGTCGCTTCTATGCTTAATCTTTACGAATGGTCCGATTGGCGTTGCGGCAATGTGTTATGGATCCACTCTCTTTATGTAATTGAAGGATATCGTAGAAAAGGAATCTTTAGAATGATGTACGAACATGTGAAAAAAGAAGTCGATGCTTCTGCAGATCTTATGGGTCTACGCTTGTATGTTGAAAAAGACAATAAAAGAGCACAGGATACTTATAAGGCGATGGGCATGACAAAAGAACACTATGATATGTACGAATGGTTAAAATAAATCACAACAATTATCATTTTAACTAGATATCTGCTAAAGTCTCCTCATTTTAGTATAACTTTGAATAAGAATTGTGTTCGATGAAAAATATCTATCACCGAACTCAGATAAATAATAACAATTATATTTTTTCTAAGAAGCAATCGATCTTGAAAAGAATAGTCTATATACTTTTATCTTTTATACTTCTATCTCATCTCTCCTACGCACAAAATGATGATCAAGATAAGGAAGTAGATGCTGTTGAAGGTCAGGAACCCAACAAAGATGGGGTAACTCTTGAGCAAGATAGTTCATGGTTAAAGGGACCTCAAACCACTTGGTACCTTACCAAAGATGATTTCTATAAAATTCATTTTGAAGAACATGTAATGGACTCTTCTTATACCCATTTACATCGATACGATGTACATGGACAAAAAGGTTATGTGCATCAAACTCTTGGAAATAATGCCAGTGCATTAAGATCATATTGGGATCAACCTGTAAACCACCTAAGACAATCGATGGGTATTACAGCATTCGATCCTTATGCTTTAGATTTAGATACTTGGCAATATTACAATGCCTATGTACCTGTAACCGATTTTAACGGGGTAGTTGGACAAGATAACCGTGGAAAAATTGGTGGACAAATTGGTCGAAACATCGATCCTTACTGGGCTGCAGGATTGTATTTCCAAAGATATTCGGAACCCTATATTATAGGTCGAGATAAAATTAGTAACTCTTACAACGGGCAAGTACATACTGCTTTTGGATTAAATACACGTTATGAGTCCGAAGACAATAAGTATAAATTGATGGCCAGTTTCTATCAATATTTTCATGAAGGACCCGAATCTGGCGGTCTTGCCATGAAACAATTGGTAACAGGTGATCAAACTCCTGACGATCTTTTTGCTTTAGGTCGAGGTCAGTTAACCAATTACTTCCCTGATGGGGTAAGTTCATTTAAATGGTACACAAACTACCAACTGTATCATCAATATGCTTTGGTTGATAGTGCAAGATTACAAGTATTCCATGAGTTTAACCGTAATCAATATCGTTACAGCTATGCGAACTCAGAATCAACTATCTCTACCAACCGTTTGTATTATGATCAGTTTAATGATCATACTTATGATTATGTCACTTCTTTAGACAATAATGCAGGATTTCAACCAGGCTATCAACCGCCGGTAGACACCAATTATGAATATGGTAGCAAACCATTAGTAGGATATAAACAAGAATATATAGACAATAAAGCAGGTGTTAAGAGTAGATTAGGACCTACCTTCTGGTCAGGATATATACAACACCGTTTCTATCGATATCAACAACAAAATTCTGACGACTACACTCCTATCCCCATGGATCAACAGTTATTTTTGGGTGGAGACGTGGAATTATTGTTACCCAATAAGTTAGGTGCATTAACAGGACATGCAGAATATGATGTATTGAAAGGTAATATTTTTAATATTGATGCTGAAGTAAAAAGTAAATATCTAAATGCTGGTTTCGTTTTACAGAACACCTTAGCACCAATGTTTGCTCAACAATTTGCAAGTGTATTTATGTCTTGGCAAAATGATATGAACCCAATTGCAAGACAACAAATTCATATTGCTCCTCAGTTACCGCTTGGTGAGAAAGGTAATTTCCAAGTATTTGGCGAGCTGAATAATATTGGAAATTATATTTATTATGATAAATATGCCCGCCCTGTTCAGCTATCTGATAATATCACCTACTCTCGTTATGGAACAAAATTTAAATTAAGACTTGGGCCAATACAACAAATTGCTCAGGCTGTTTATACTGTAAATAATAATCAGGAAGTGATGCCAACTCCTGACGTTTTCTTTACTTATGAACTTTCCTATTTCAAGGAGTTTAAAAATGGTATGATGAGTTTGTATACAGGTTTTGACACCCGATATATTGCAAGTTATTATGGCTATGCTTTTAATCCTGTGACTCAGCAATTCCATGTTCAAAATGATTATAAAACCGAAGGTAATTTCAATCTCGATTTCTTTGTTAATTTTAAAATGAGGAGATGTATGGCCTTCATTCGTCTAAGTGACTTAATGAATTTAGCAGATGCACGTAGCGGATACTGGGCTACTCCCGGTTATATGGGACCTGGCTTCGGGTTTTCGTACGGTGTAAGATGGCTAATGTTTGAATAAAAAATATATGAGAAACCTAGTTCTAACAATACTTTTCCTAACAACTCTAGGAACTTCAGTACAAGCACAAAAATTTATCGCTGTGGACAATTACGGTAGAAACCGTATGAAAATCTATGAAGGCGATCAGATTAAATTCAAAATGAAGGGTGAAAAAGCGGTGTATACTGATGAGGTATATGCATTAACAGATTCTTCGTTTTATCTTTCAAAAACAGGTACAGAAGTTCCATTAAGCGAACTTTCTGAGATAAGAAGAGCCCGTGTCCTTCCTCGAGTGATCTTTGGTGGTAGTGTATTTATTGGTTCTGGCTTCTTGATTTCTAGTGCAATTAATAGAGATGAAGAAACTACTAAAGCAAAAGATATACAAGTTTTCCAAGGGTTAGCCTTTTATGGTTTAGCCGCAGCTATGTACCCTTTCTTTTGGAAGAAATATCGTCTTGGTAGAAATTCCCAAGCACAGATATTGGATGTAACAATTAGAAAAAAGCCTTGATAGTTAACAAAAACATTAGTAAGTTAGGTTAAAACTTACCAACCCCTTATATGCATAAATTGACTATCGCTTGGAGCATTACCCTATTATTAATAGCTCAAATATCCTTAGCAGAAAAAAAAATAGACTTAAGTTTTATGACTGAAGTCTCTGGTTTTCGTCTATTAGAAATTGCAGAGGACTCATCGACCATCGAAAAATTAAAAGAAGTTGAAGCCGAGCTATATATTGGATTAATCGATTTCTCCAAAGAAAGAACTAAGGCCTTACAAATATTCAAAGAGAAAGGCATTGAGTGTCATGCTTGGCTGTTATTAAATAAAGGCGAAGGATACTTCCCTAATGCACATAATGCTGAAGCCTACATCAAACGATTTAACGAGTTTATTAGTTGGTCACAGAAAAATGGTTTCCAATGGAATTCTTTATGCATCAGTTTGGCTCCTTACACAACGGATCAAAGAATTGTTGATCATGGTTATATCTCCGTTTCTAAGGTATTTTTAAAGCGCATGATCAGTGGAAATATACAAAGTCAGGGTGACATTGAATATTCTAAACTTAGATCCTTAGCCAAAAAGAATAATCTTAAAACAGTAAATATTGTCTCTCCTTATATGGTGGATGGTAGAGAAGTAAATGTCGATACTTGGAAGCAAATTACTGGTACTTTCGACATACTTCATGATGAAGAATATATCGAAATCTTTAATCACTACACTCCTTCTACAATTCTTACTTTGGCACAATTGAAGTCTTATCAAAGTGGATTTAAAAACATTGTGGTAGGTTCTGCGAATGAGAAAAAACCGTTTAGTAAAGAGGAAAATCCTAGACCTCTTCAATGGAAAGAGTTAACACAATACATTACTTTATTAAGGCAATACGATAAATCCATCATTATTTATGGTTTGGATGGTGCTGTAAAAGGAGATATCCTCAATAACTTATCACTACACCTTACCGACGATAAATTACCTAATTTAAAAGCAGCAGAAGAAGTAATTATTAAAGAACGAGAGAATACTCAAGTAGTATTATCAATCCTATCCCACACCGGATGGCTATTGTTCTTTGGTCTATTCTGTTTCCTTACGTTCTTTATCGCCACGATAAGAACACTTAAACTCATTTTTTAATGCATCTGAAAGAAAGTATCTCCTATTGCCCAAAATGTGGCAAAAAGGAATTTATATTTGATAAAAAACGATTCGTCTGCAACAGTTGTAACTTTGACTTATACATCAATGCATCTGCTGCGGTAGCCGCCTTAATTCTGAACGATAAAAATGAGTTACTCCTTTCCCGAAGAAAATTTGATCCTCAAAAAGACACATTAGATCTTCCTGGAGGGTTTGTAGATATCCATGAAAAAGGAGAAGATGCCCTAAAAAGGGAAATCAAAGAAGAACTAAATTTAAAAATCACTGAAATGAACTATTTCGGTTCCTTTCCTAATACCTATACTTTTAGAGGTAACGACTACTATACTTTAGACTTGGCTTTTATCTGTAGAGTAGAATCCTTCGAACCAATGCAGGCTAACGATGATGTAAGTGCTATTGAATTTATCCCTTTGGATAAGGTGAATGTGGATGAAATTGGTTTGAGTTCTATTAAGGTGATTGTGGGGAGTTATCTAGCGGAGAATTTATATTAAACTACTGCAGCAACACTTTTATTATTTGATATTAATAATCTCATTTAATAAGCTAATCACTTTTCTTTTTTCATAAAAAGCTTTAGTTATTAATTTAGTATTCACTATAAAGTAAAATGATTTAGAATCGACATTAATTTTATAAAGCCAAATAAAAACTTTCTTAACTTCAATCTGCTTATAATAGATTTCTTTTGATTTGAATAAACCATATACAGTGATAGAATCACGATCGAAATAAATAGTTTTGGGAATAAATATAAAAGTATAAAATAGAAATATTTGAAGTGTAAAAGGTATCAGAAGATAATAATCTTCATAAAAAGAATCTATATTATTAAAAACTGAAAACAATAATACAATTGAAAACAAACTAAGAAAAACAAAGCCAAATCTATTTGTTATTATATTATTCGTTGATAGTATCATATGAGTATTTTGTTGATTATAAAAGTATATAGTTAGTTATGTGTTACAATTAATCTGTTTGTTAAGCCGATATATTAATTTTAATCTCATATGGAAAATAATATACGTAATTACCATTCTTCATAATAAAAATAACTCTCCATATTCTTTCCCCTTCTTCTTTACAAATGTGTTCAAATGATAAAGTATTTTCTTTAATACTTATTGTATCAATTTTTGCATTATTTTTAATTGAAAATAGTGAATCAAAATCGCCTAAAAGTACTAAGTTATAACCTTTTTCTGATTCTTGATTACAAGTTAATGTTGTAACAACTGTATCCCCTACAGATGGGTTTTTAATAGATACTCTTTCATCAATAAAACTATATGTTTTCAAGTTTGTTTCACTAGAATCTACAATTGTTCTTGATATAAGGACATCATCTGTATCTTCGATAATGCCTAAAGGTTCATAGTAATCAATAAAAATTAATTTATTTGGTGTTTTTTCTGAGTAAATTTTAAGCTCCCCTTTCTTTGCATTATTATAATAAGTTACAATATGTTTTAGATTGCCATTTTCCCAAAATGATGTAGTTTCTCCGTGAAATTTACCATTTTTTCGTTCAGATATTAATTTTACGTTCCCTGTTGAAAAATATTCTTTTAAAAGTTCTTCGTTTTCACTTATTCTTTTAATTTCGCCTATTTTAAGTCCTGTTGTATCGTAAAAAAACTTATCTCCTGTTGTTGGATTAAATTCTTCTTGAATAACTCCATTAGAATAATAGTTTCTTTCTATATCGGAGCAAGAAAACAAAATTAAGAGTGATATTACCTTAAATAAACTATTTGTCTTAAACATAATTTTTTACTTTATCAATTCTTATTTTTAATCTAACATTAACCCTACTAACCCTTGTGCTTTTTTCAACTCTCCCAAATCTGCTCCTGTGTATTTATTGAAATATGTAACATTCATAACAGTTGGAACACACGTTCCATCATCAAAAGCATCTTTACAGAATAGTTTAAATATATAGGACTTCCCTACTTCTATTTGGGTCCCTTTAAACTTCATTCTTTTTTCTGAATAGATCGTTTTTCTACTTTCATCATTTCTAATGAATATTAAATAGAAATCAGTTAATTCATCAATCTTAATTACTTCATAAAGTCCTTCCTCGATATCATCAACAGAAGTTTTAATTGTATTTGGTGACTGAATTACTATTACATTTTCATAAAGTTCGGATGAAGATGTTTCAGGGTCTGTTTGTGAGAAGGTATTTGTTATTACAGTGAAAAATAGAATGCTGAAGAGTTTTAGTTTCATGTTTTATTTTATTTGTTTGAGATAAATCAAAAGACATAAAATATGTATTGTTCGAGAATAGTTAACTCATGTTACTTTATAGATCAGTCCAAAACTTGATTTTAAATACTCTATCATTTTGGACATATAAATCAATATAAGAATCAACAAGTTTTGAATTGTTGGAAAGAACAAAACAATAAACATCATAGTTATGCTCACTAGATTTCAACTTTTCCATAAAAAACTTTGGATACTTTTCTTTTAACAAAAAAATATCACAAAAATCAACACCATTTTGTAGTTGTACATTATTGCAGTCAAGAGAAAACTTTGTTAAATCTCCTGATTTAAACTCATAATATTCATTTTTGTAATGGTAAACGAAAGTTGTATCATCATCAACAATTGGGTCAAAAAATATTTCTATATCATCTGGATTCCCTTTAATTTTAAATAATGTTTCTTTATTAAGAGATAAAATATTGATTGAATTTAGATAAATATCATTTATATCGATACTTACCTCTTGAGTGTTTAAAGTAATTAAAATCAATAATAGTTTTACTTGTAAATAATTTGTCATATATATTTTACTTCTTCAATAATTCGAAAATAAGATTAACAACCTTGATTATCTATATCTTATAAATCAATACAACTATTTAATCAAGCTTAATATCAAACAATAATTAAAAATATGTCAAATATTTAAATGATGAGTAGTTAGAAGATAAGAGTGTCGTTTTCACTATAAGTATTAAACCCCTAACAACAAACAAAATACTCAACAATATATCCCCTAGATTTTAAGTATACTATTTGAATGATAGATTCATCAGAAACTTGATATGAAAAAGCCATACAACCTATGTTTTACAGTTCTTTAATTCATTCCATTCCTCTTCTGTAATATTATAATTATAGTCTTCGTCGTATTTATCATCTTCTGATATTGGATTCTTGATGAAATGGTTGGTATTCAAAAAGTCATCAAATCGTTTTAAAATTGATGCTTCATCATTGACTCCTGTATTATGCTTTATTAATTCTGTTGAAGGAATAGATAACTCATATAAGAGTTCATCTCCGTTTGAAATTACAAATTGAAATTCACTTTTTAATACACTTTCTCCTACTAGGAAGATTTCAAAATTATCTTTAGTATCAATATCAGAGAATTCTATGTTTATTTTCTTTGACCTTAAAATTTTATCTTGTGAAAAGACATGGTTTCCTAAGGTTGTGAAAAATATAATTAGGAATAATAATTTATTCATCTTCATAAGAGATAAGTTTGCTTGTATCTTATTAAAGTAGAAAATTAAAAATCTAAACTTTTATACCCCTCTCCATCATTTTGAACTTTGTATTTTTTTATCTCATTACTTAGTAGCTTTTGGTACTGTTCTCTCATGAAATCATAAAAATAATTCAAATCGCTTTCTTCTCTAGATTTTTCCAGACTTTGAATATACTCGAGCTTATCTTCCTTAAAGACTACAGACATAGGTAATTCAAAAAGAGCTTGGAGATAATTCATCAATAATCTTGATGTCCTTCCGTTACCGTCATAAAAAGGATGTATACTTACTAATTCGAAATGAGCATAAAAGGATAAATTAATTTTATCATCAATAGTTATAGATTCCTTTTTTAATTGATCTGATATTGTTTTACACAATTTATTGACTAATCCCTCTACTTTCTGATAATTAACAAAGTACCTCTGACCTGCATAAACGCTTCCTTTTCTATATTCTCCTTTGCTACTATCCACTTCTCCTAATATTGTATTATAAAGGCTACCAGTGGATTTCATAACATAGGCATTTATCTCTTTAATAAACTCAGGAGTGATTAATCTCTTTTTTGAAACTTGTTCTTTTATAAATAATAAAGCTTTGTGATGATCAGTAACCATTTGAGAGTGGATAAATGGCTTCCCTTTAGGAGTTAAACCCTCATCCAATAAAAGAGTGGCATCATCAAAGGTTAATGTTGATCCTTCCACTTGAGTACTGTGAGCTGTAATTGTATAGTTATTGAATTTTTCAAAATCAACCACTTTCTCAATACCAATTGCTTTATATTCTTGAATTGTTTCTATTAATGTCATATGCAAATTTAAAAAAAGATTATTGCGAACTAAGAGAAATTGAGATAAAAAAAGACCAACAATACATCGCTATATCATTGGTCCTTCTTATTTAGTTCACATGAACTTCTTTAAAATATTGAGAGAAGATCTCTACCGTTTTTTCAATTTGTTCTTTCGTTGGAGGTTCAACGCCTTCCAATCCGTATTCCATTCCCATGGCTTCCCATTTATGGACGCCTAGTTTGTGGTAAGGTTGGATTTCGATTTTCTCGATGGTTTTGTAATCCTTAAAATGCTGACCTAATTCGTGAAGGTATTCTTCTTGATCCGACCAACCTGGTACCAATACATATCTAATCCACATTGGCTTACCTTGTTTCTCTCTCATTTCCGCCAACTTTAAGGTAGGCCCGTTAGAAACTGAGGTCAATTTGTGATGACAATCGTCGTTGATATGCTTTACGTCCAACATCAAAAGGTCTGTGTATTCTAGAAGTTCTTCGACTTGTTTGTTGACTAATCGTCCGTTAGAATCTAGGCAAGTGTGGATGCCTTTTTCCTTTAGTCTTTTAAACAATGTCAAGATTTTGGTTCTATGTAATAATGGTTCTCCACCAGAAATCGTGATACCTCCATCATCTCCAAAATAAGGACGCTGACGTAATACTCTTTTTTCGATTTCATCCAATGTTACAAACTTGCCTCCTTTTACATCGAATGTATCGGGATTATGGCAGTACAAACATCTAAACTGACATCCTTGAACGAATACAATAAAACGAATACCTGGACCGTCGTGGGTACCAAAAGTTTCGATGGAATGAATTCTAATTTGTTCAGGGTCTTTCTCATTTAAATGAGAAGCGTCTTGTTGTGGATAAATGATACTCATCTTTATTTATTTTTCATTTTCAGGCGTACATCAATATACGTCTTATTTCTTGTTATTGTAATCTTCTATGATTCTTTCCAGGAAAGGCAAGCCTTCTAAAATTGCCGCAGGTCCTGGCTGAAGCATAAACAATGGATCAACTTCTTGATAATCTTTTGTTTGATAGAAAGGTACTTGATTGATGTTATTTCGGTTTAACAACTCTGCTTCATCAAATTTCCTTCCACACCAACAGAACAGGCCTATTTCCGGTGCTTTATCAATTACTTGATTAAAATCGAAAAGCACTCTTTCTTGGGCAGATTGATGAACGCTCAATTCAGAGAAAACATCTTCTCCTCCGGCAAGTTCTATCATTTCAGATACCCATTTAATTCCTGTAATCAAAGGAGAGTTCCACTCCTCAAAATATACCTTTGGTCGGTTAGTCAAGTGCTTTGTTTTTAACTGAGCACTACGTACCATACTCCTCATCTTCTCGATATAAACAGCGGCTTTGTGCTCTGCTCCTATCATTCTGGCAATCATCTCTAAGGTATTGATGATTTCTTCTACAGATCGTTGGTTAGTAATTAACGTCGGAATTCCTTCCTTAATCAGCCTCGCCCCGATCTCTGCCTGAAGATCCGAAAAGCCAATGACCATATCAGGCTTTTGGTCTAAAATCTTTTTATAGTTCGCTCCCGTGAAACCACAAACCATTGGTTTCTCCAACTTCGCCTCGGCAGGTCGCTCGGCAAAAGCAGAAATACCCACAATTCGATGTGATTCTCCCAACATGTACAGCCACTCTGTGACCTCATCTGTTAGGCAAACGATTCTATTTGGAAATTTAGACGTATTCATTACTTCTTTTTTTTACTTTCTGAACAAAATTGAAGAATCTCCATAGCTTAGGAAACGGTAATCGTTATCCAAAGCTGCTTGATATACTTTTCTCCAATCTTCTCCAATAAATGCTGCAATCAACAACACCAAAGTTGTAGAAGGCAAGTGGAAATTCGTTACCAATGTGTCGATGACTTGGAATTGATAACCCGGCATAATAAAAATAGAAGTTTCTCCATGAATAGTATCCAAATTATGCTCCTCCATATGCTTTAGTATGGCTCCAAAACTCTCTTGTCTTGATGGCAATGCTACACCACTTTCCATTCTTTCGTAAGCTTCTAACTTTTGGATATCAAATGTTGAGTTGTTATCCAAAAGCAGACGAACACCATACCAATACGACGATTCTAATGTTCGCATCGAAGTTGTTCCCACACAAGCCACTTTATTCGCATCAATCAACGCCTTCACATTCTCTTTCGTGATAATGATCTGCTCGTTGTGCATGTCGTGATCAGTCACCTTATCTGCAGTGATCGGTTTAAACGTCCCTGCACTTACGTGAAGTGTCACCTCCTGTTCATCCACTCCTTGATTCTTTAAGACATCAAGTACTTCGTTGGTAAAATGAAGTCCCGCAGTTGGTGCTGCTACCGCTCCCTCGTTCTTCGAATATACTGTCTGATAAGTCTCCTTATCATCTTCAGTAGCCGTTCTTTTTATATAAGGAGGCAAAGGCGTATTCCCTGCCGCAGAAATAATATCCACGAAGTTTAAGCTCTCCTCTTCCCATTCAAACTTCACATAACGTTTTTCTCTATCCTCATGAGAAACCGTCAACTTCACAATCCCTTTCTCCGTTTGAACAGCTGCTTCTAATTTATCTTCTTTCCAACGTTTAAAATTACCAATAGCACACTCCCAAATCGTTCCCGATTTCTCCAACATAGCAGCAGAAATATCACGAGTCGGTGCAATTGGATTCAACAAAAACACCTCAATCTGTGCTCCCGTCGGCTTTTTAAAATACAAACGTGCCGGCAATACTTTGGTGTTATTGAAAAATAAAGTGTAGTCGCTATTCAATTCATTGGTGATTTCCCTGAACACTTTATGCTCAATATTCCCCTCTTTATACACCATTAATTTTGATGAATCACGTGGATTAGCAGGATGTACAGCAATCCTCTCGTTTGGCAATTCATATTGATAATCGTCTAAATTTATCTCCGGTAAATTCAAAGTATTACGCTTTTATTTTTAAAATCTAAAATTCATACAAATGTCGTAAAATGAATTGGGGTATGAAAGGGAAATTTTCTATCAATGTTTAATTAATGTTTATCATATCGCTGGGGCGAAGATGGAAAAGGATTTTGGGGAATGAAAAATTAAAAGTTAAAAATGAAAAACGTGAAATGTGAGGATAGATTGGTGAATAAAGATGTCTAAGAGCTATTCCCAAAGCTTATGAGATATCCTGAATCTTATTAGTGGCTCATAAGGAAGTTATATTCCTTAACTAGCGCGAGTCTCCAGACTCGTGCTCGAGTTATGAGGAGCGTAAATTTAGTATGCACTGCTTAATACCTTATCCGAGGTCGGGAGACCTCTAAAGTTTTTTAGGCACAAATGTCGCTGCGCTTAACATTTGCGCCAGTTAAGCCATATCCAAACAAACGAGCGTTAGCCTAACATTTCACGTTTTTCATTTTTAACTTTTCATTTTTCATTTCGAAAATGTCGCTGCGCTTAACATTTCACGTTATTAACTTTTCATTTTTAACTTTTCATTTCCAAAACCTTTTTAACAAAAATATTTTCAGCTACTTTTGTGCAGTTTATTTAGACCATAGGTCAAAATCATTTCTAACAGGCAACTCCAATATGAGCTTTTACAAATCCGTAGTCAGACCATTTTTATTTCAGGTAGATCCTGAAAAGATTCATCATTTTGCTGTTCGTTATTTAAAAACCATGTTTTCACTTCCTTTTGCAAAATCGATTGCACGTGGGATTTATAAAGTGAATGATCCTCGTTTGGAAAGAGAGGTATTTGGTATCAAATTTCCATCTCCTGTAGGATTGGCAGCAGGTTTCGATAAGGATGCGAAAATGATTGATGAGTTTGCCAACTTCGGTTTTGGTTTTATTGAGATTGGTACTTTAACGCCAGTATCTCAGCCAGGTAATGATAAACCAAGGATCTTTAGATTACCAAAAGATTCAGGTTTGATTAACCGTATGGGCTTTAACAACGAAGGTGTGGAAGCTGCTGTAGAGCGTTTGAAGACAAGAAAGTCAAATGTGATTGTTGGTGGTAACATTGGCAAGAACAAAGTGACGCCAAATGAGAATGCAGTGGACGATTATACGAAAGGTTTCAATGCATTATTTGATCATGTGGATTACTTCACTGTCAATATTTCATCACCTAATACTCCTAATTTGAGAGCCCTTCAAGACAAAGAACCTTTGAAAGAACTTTTGGGAACTTTAAAGAACTTGAACTCTCAAAAATCCAATCCTAAGCCTATCCTTTTAAAGATTGCTCCGGACTTGACAAATGAGCAATTGGATGAC includes the following:
- a CDS encoding quinone-dependent dihydroorotate dehydrogenase; its protein translation is MSFYKSVVRPFLFQVDPEKIHHFAVRYLKTMFSLPFAKSIARGIYKVNDPRLEREVFGIKFPSPVGLAAGFDKDAKMIDEFANFGFGFIEIGTLTPVSQPGNDKPRIFRLPKDSGLINRMGFNNEGVEAAVERLKTRKSNVIVGGNIGKNKVTPNENAVDDYTKGFNALFDHVDYFTVNISSPNTPNLRALQDKEPLKELLGTLKNLNSQKSNPKPILLKIAPDLTNEQLDDILEVVQETKIDGVIATNTTISREGLTTDKTRVEEIGMGGLSGKPVTDRSTEVIKYLYEKSGKTLDIIGVGGIHTAEDAIEKLEAGAKLVQVYTGFIYEGPALVKSINKAVINK